GCATCTGACGTCTGGCCGCGGCGCGGGCATTCACCTGCAGCAGTACATTCTGCGCAACGCGCTGTACGCCCTGGAGGATTCGAACCTGTCGGTGCACCATGTGGGCACTCATGAGTTCTCGAGTCTGACCATTGAGGATCTGAACGAGAAGTTCCGGATGCTCATCTCTGAGCCCACGGGCCAGATCCCGGTGGTGCGGGAGGAGCCGGAGCCTGAGATCCCGCAGGTGGAGGTCACCGCGGAGATCACCACGAACCACTTCGGTGACTTGGACCGGCTGGAGCGGCTGGTGCGGGCGGCGCATTCGGCGGGCGCTGACTGGGTGAAGGTCCAGAAGCGTGAGGTGGAGTCCTTCTACGCTCCGGAGCAGCTGGCCCGGGCGTATAAGTCGCCGTTCGGCACCACGTTTGGTGATTACCGACGCCAGCTGGAGCTGGATAAGACCGGGTTCCGGTTCCTCGATGGGCTGTGCAGGGACTTGGGCATCGGATGGTTCGCGAGTGTGCTTGATCAGCCGAGCTTCGAGTTCATGATGGAGCTCGAGGTCCCGCTGATCAAGCTGCCGTCGACGATCTCGGAGAAGCGAGACTATCTGAGCTTCGTCGCGGAGAACTACACGGGGTCCCTGGTGATTTCGACGGGAATGACGGATCAGTCGTACGAGGACTGGCTGCTCTCCACATTCACTCAGCAGGACACCTTGTATCTGCTCCACTGCAATTCGGCGTACCCGACTCCGGATGAGCACACCAATATTGGCGTGGTTCGTCACTACGCGGAGTTGGCGGAGCGCCAGGCAGACAAGCCGGGCCCACGGATTGTGCCGGGCTATTCCAGCCACGACTTCGGGTGGATGGCCTCAGCGCTCGCCGTGGCCGCGGGTGCGGGCATGGTGGAGAAGCATGTGAAGCTGGGGAACACGGAGTGGGCACATTTCGACGCCGTGGCGGTGGACCTGATGACGGATGATTTCCGCGAGTACGTGGACCAGGTGCGCAAGGCGCAGCTCCATGTGGGCTCCACGGAGAAGCGCATCACCGCCTCAGAGCACCACAAGTACTACTGAAGTCGGATGCTTGTTAAGTAGCGAAGGATGCCCATGCCCAGTAACAGGACGACTAATATTAGGATTAGGTCCGGTGCTTGTCTTGAGGGCAACGGAAGTTGCCCTAGCCTTATTGAGGAGGCAATAGGACGGATGCCTCGTTGCTACCCAGCAGGGTCGATTTTAGGAGACGTGCAAAGATAGAAATGCCAAAAATATCAGTGATTGTTCCCATTTATAATACCGAGCAATACCTGGAAAGGTGCCTGCGTTCATTGATGACGCAGACATTTAGAAACTTTGAGATTCTTTGTGTAGATGACGTCTCTCCGGACAATAGTGTCGATATCATCGAGCGGCTGGCGGCGGAGGACGCCAGGATCCGCCTAATACGTCATGAGAAGAACCTTGGTCTGGGTGGCGCCCGAAATACTGGGCTGGAACAGGCAAAATCTGAGTGGATTGCGAGTGTAGATAGCGACGACTATGTCGCATCAGACTTCCTTGAGATTCTTTGGAACGGTACTGAGGGAGGGCACTTTGACGTTGTCGTGTGTGGTTATGAAGAGATAAATGAGGACGGCGTGCCGCGTAGTCGTCACATGGCTTCGAAGAAGAAACTTGACCCCTTGCCCGAGGGAAGCAATCCATTCAAAATCACTAACCCTTCCTTCTGGAATAAGTTGTGGCGCCGCTCCCTGTACGCAGATAATGATATCTGGTTCCCTCACCACCTATACTATCAAGATAGGGCCACTACACCCCGCATTTACTCCACTATGAAAAATATCAACTTTGTCGGAGGTGTGCCTTATAAGTACCTAATTCGGGAGGGAAGCGTCACTCAATCCGTGAGTGACAAGCACCTCTTCGATCAAATTAGGGTGCAGGACGTACTGAAGGACTTCTTCGTTCAGCAGGGGACTTATGAAGGGTTTTCTTCAGAGTTCAGGGAGCGAGTTTTTCGAGGCTTTTCTTATCATACGGAGAATATTGTCCGCAGCCACCGTGCCGGAACGAAAGAGTCAAACGAGTATCTACGTCATTTGCTGTTGCTGCGCGAGGCGTATTTGGCGCTAGACGACCGTTTTCGAGCGATGACTTTCGATGAGAAGAAGTCCGCATTGCTCAAACACGAAACGTTGCTCAGGTACGAACCGGAACAAAGCGTGACGCCAGCCATCGAGAGCGCCACTCCATTTAGAGAGCCGTTGCCAGAAAACCCGAGAGTGCTGGTTCTCACGTTGCATTCCGGAGAGAACGAGTTCTCGCGTAGCAAAGCATCGCTGGGTGCCCAGGTCCACACAAACTGGGAGCACCTGGTGATCGAAGGGCTGGAGAGCGCGGAGGCGCATTCAAAGCTATACGAGACCATCATGGAACGAGCGAGGGAGTTTGACCTCTTTGTCAAACTTGATGCCGACACTTTGTTTGGGAACACGTTTGCGCTAGAGGATGTACTTTCGAAGTTCAGGTCCGACCGTGCCCTAGACCACCTCGTAGTTCCGTGCCGCGATTTTATGACAGGAGAGGACATCATCGGCGTTCACGCCTTCTCTCCTCGAGTTAGTTGGCCTCTAGGCGACGAGGACCTTTTCGTCGATCCGAACCCTGATTTTCCCGGTCGGAGTAAGGTGATGGACGCGCCTAAGCGAGCTTGGTTCTATCATTCGCCGGATCCAAGCCTTCTCCAGGCCTTCCATTTCGGTGCCCATCGGTGCCTTAAAATTACCCAGCCAAATCGAGCCGTAAGTGAAAAGCGGACTTATGGAATTCGAGAGCAGTGGCGGGTTCTCTTGAGGGTACGTCGGCAATACGACAAGAGAAAGGATCGCCGGCATGCTCTGGCCTTGATTGGGGCTGATCTAGTTCAGAGGGGTCTCATTGACCTGGAGGCTGCCAACTATCACAGCCACTCCCTAAAATCGGCGTTCGAGACATGGGCTGCTCGGACAAGTACCGAACTAGATACGCGAATTCAAGAAATGTGGACTGACGAGCAAGCAGCTTTGGCTTGGTATCGAGAGGCAGCCGGGACAGAGGGACTTGTTGCGATGGGTGAATATGGAGCCCGGAACCAGATCGAGGCCAATTCGACTAGCAAGATCGCGAAGGCTGGGCTCCAACAAGCAGAGCTCCCCCCTGGACCCGTCTTCCGTGAAGTTTACGAGGAGGCGGTTGGGAAACTCCGCGAGGCGCATTACCAGGCTGCTTCTGAGCTTTTCCAAGTAGCCGCTCAAATACGTTCTTGGTCAAAACTGGCTAAAGTTGGTATGGCTGAGGCTTACGTTGGGCTGGGGGAAAAAGCAAGTGCGCTGGAGATCTATAAGGCGCTTGTCAGAGTCTGGCCCGAAGACCCCAAGTTAGATCGCCGGTATCAGGAGCTTTCGTCCAGTACCACCCTGCCTACTGTAAAGCTTCCACCTAGATCTATCCAGTCTAAGCCACGAGCTACTAGAGAAGCAGCAAAATAGGAAACACAGGATAATAAGTGTATTATAATTAAGGAATAGATTTTGTCTGTATTGGTTACTGGGTCCGCTGGATTTATTGGTGCCGCTGTGGCGGATTCTCTCTTGAGGGACGGTTTTTCTGTTGTGGGGCTAGACAACCATAGTCACTACTATGATCCCTCGCTCAAGGAAGCCCGTGTGCGTCGCCTGGCGACATATCCTCGATATAGCCACTATCGAGTCGATCTATGTGATCATTCGGCATTGGACGAGATTGTTCGTTCGTCTCAGCCAGGCATTGTTGTCCATTTGGCCGCTCAGGCGGGGGTGCGTTACTCACTGAAAGAGCCCAGAGCCTACGCAAACAGCAATATTGTTGGTTTCGTTAATATTCTCGAAGCAAGCAGATCGGTTCAGGTTGAGCATTTTGTGTATGCGAGCAGTTCAAGTGTGTATGGAGCGAACAAGTCCCTCCCTTTCTCCACTAAAGATAATGTCGATCACCCACTTAATCTTTATGCGGCTACAAAAAAATCAAATGAGCTCCTAGCGCATTCTTATAGTCACTTATTCAATATGCCCACGACTGGACTCCGTTTTTTCACTGTATATGGCCCCTGGGGTCGGCCTGATATGGCGCCATATAAGTTCGTTAAATCAGCGCTCGAGGGACGCGCTATAGACGTCTACAACTTTGGTGATCATCAGCGCGACTTCACTTACATTGATGATGTAGTTGAAGGCGTTCGTCTCGTAATGGAAAAGTCGGCACAGGGTCAAGCTGAGTGGGATGGGCATGCCCCTGATCCAGCAAGCAGCGCAGCACCTTGGCGCGTTCTGAATATTGGTAATTCAAACCCTGTTGACCTCATGGAATTTATCTCGGCGGTTGAGGAGGCGTCCGGTGTCACCATGGAGAAGAACCTTCTGCCAATGCAGCCTGGTGATATGCGCGCGACATATGCAGATGTAAGTGTCTTGCAATCTGAATTCGGATACAGGCCAAATACTTCTGTGCGGACAGGAGTTCGGGCGCTAGTTAATTGGTACGAGGAATACTATGGTCTTTAGTGTGAGCTAAAGGAGGCCCTGGCGGGATGGCGAATTCAAGAGGTGAGCGCAAGGAGCTCTGTGAACTTCTCCGAGCGGGGTCCTATAGCCCAGAGTTTTCCTCGGGCGGGTGTTCAGGCTCAACTGAATTTCGTCCAGTTCTGAGCGGGTATGACGGCTGAGGTCAGTGCCTTTAGGCAAGTACTGACGCAGCAGTCCATTGGTGTTCTCGTTGCTGCCTCGTTGCCACGGCGCGTGTGGATCGCAGAAGTAGATCGGGATGCCTGTAGCAGTGGTGAACTGGGCGTGCTGAGCCATCTCTGCTCCCTGATCCCACGTGATGCTCTGTGCCAGCTCCTGAGGAAGCGTGGCGATGGCCCCACGCATCGCTTCTTCTACCTGCGGGGCGCTCTTACCCGTTGGAAGATGCAGCAGCAGGGTGAATCTGGTGTGACGCTCCACCAGCGTGCCTACGGCGCTGCGGCTACCCTCTCCG
The sequence above is drawn from the Nesterenkonia populi genome and encodes:
- a CDS encoding N-acetylneuraminate synthase family protein — its product is MSERISTGQTLPGVPSSEAAPGGLQHLVAEAAERSSSDTIIILGKGPSADQATGRAFRHNTVIGVNDAERIQPTDVTIFHESWVAESILDEGLRSRAYVTATDFDVPGKTVVRLPFKPLANDEEDIMLSRFQSREEVAIEEAMFLTALEISRAIADHKGRPQTVYMVGFDFTPGAGMARAATTQYAPHLTSGRGAGIHLQQYILRNALYALEDSNLSVHHVGTHEFSSLTIEDLNEKFRMLISEPTGQIPVVREEPEPEIPQVEVTAEITTNHFGDLDRLERLVRAAHSAGADWVKVQKREVESFYAPEQLARAYKSPFGTTFGDYRRQLELDKTGFRFLDGLCRDLGIGWFASVLDQPSFEFMMELEVPLIKLPSTISEKRDYLSFVAENYTGSLVISTGMTDQSYEDWLLSTFTQQDTLYLLHCNSAYPTPDEHTNIGVVRHYAELAERQADKPGPRIVPGYSSHDFGWMASALAVAAGAGMVEKHVKLGNTEWAHFDAVAVDLMTDDFREYVDQVRKAQLHVGSTEKRITASEHHKYY
- a CDS encoding glycosyltransferase, with protein sequence MPKISVIVPIYNTEQYLERCLRSLMTQTFRNFEILCVDDVSPDNSVDIIERLAAEDARIRLIRHEKNLGLGGARNTGLEQAKSEWIASVDSDDYVASDFLEILWNGTEGGHFDVVVCGYEEINEDGVPRSRHMASKKKLDPLPEGSNPFKITNPSFWNKLWRRSLYADNDIWFPHHLYYQDRATTPRIYSTMKNINFVGGVPYKYLIREGSVTQSVSDKHLFDQIRVQDVLKDFFVQQGTYEGFSSEFRERVFRGFSYHTENIVRSHRAGTKESNEYLRHLLLLREAYLALDDRFRAMTFDEKKSALLKHETLLRYEPEQSVTPAIESATPFREPLPENPRVLVLTLHSGENEFSRSKASLGAQVHTNWEHLVIEGLESAEAHSKLYETIMERAREFDLFVKLDADTLFGNTFALEDVLSKFRSDRALDHLVVPCRDFMTGEDIIGVHAFSPRVSWPLGDEDLFVDPNPDFPGRSKVMDAPKRAWFYHSPDPSLLQAFHFGAHRCLKITQPNRAVSEKRTYGIREQWRVLLRVRRQYDKRKDRRHALALIGADLVQRGLIDLEAANYHSHSLKSAFETWAARTSTELDTRIQEMWTDEQAALAWYREAAGTEGLVAMGEYGARNQIEANSTSKIAKAGLQQAELPPGPVFREVYEEAVGKLREAHYQAASELFQVAAQIRSWSKLAKVGMAEAYVGLGEKASALEIYKALVRVWPEDPKLDRRYQELSSSTTLPTVKLPPRSIQSKPRATREAAK
- a CDS encoding NAD-dependent epimerase/dehydratase family protein, with the translated sequence MSVLVTGSAGFIGAAVADSLLRDGFSVVGLDNHSHYYDPSLKEARVRRLATYPRYSHYRVDLCDHSALDEIVRSSQPGIVVHLAAQAGVRYSLKEPRAYANSNIVGFVNILEASRSVQVEHFVYASSSSVYGANKSLPFSTKDNVDHPLNLYAATKKSNELLAHSYSHLFNMPTTGLRFFTVYGPWGRPDMAPYKFVKSALEGRAIDVYNFGDHQRDFTYIDDVVEGVRLVMEKSAQGQAEWDGHAPDPASSAAPWRVLNIGNSNPVDLMEFISAVEEASGVTMEKNLLPMQPGDMRATYADVSVLQSEFGYRPNTSVRTGVRALVNWYEEYYGL